Proteins found in one Streptomyces sp. CB09001 genomic segment:
- a CDS encoding helix-turn-helix domain-containing protein yields the protein MTMAESEPMCPERLLMEHVTSRWGTLALIALLDRPHRFSELRREIGSVSEKMLSQTLRTLERDGLVHRDAKPVIPPRVDYSLTGLGREAAEQVRDLARWTERRLAAVERARGAYDADRA from the coding sequence ATGACCATGGCAGAAAGTGAACCGATGTGCCCCGAGCGCCTGCTCATGGAGCACGTCACCAGCCGCTGGGGCACCCTCGCCCTGATCGCTCTGCTCGACCGCCCCCACCGCTTCAGCGAACTGCGCCGGGAGATCGGCTCGGTCAGCGAGAAGATGCTGTCCCAGACCCTGCGGACCCTGGAGCGCGACGGCCTGGTCCACCGGGACGCCAAGCCGGTGATCCCGCCCCGCGTGGACTACTCCCTCACCGGCCTCGGCCGCGAGGCAGCCGAACAGGTCCGGGACCTCGCGCGCTGGACGGAGCGGCGGCTGGCGGCGGTCGAGCGGGCCCGGGGGGCGTACGACGCGGACAGGGCGTGA
- a CDS encoding YbhB/YbcL family Raf kinase inhibitor-like protein — MSANDPFARLPEAASFTLTSTTVTDGAPWPPAQHSSGVPGGKDVSPQLSWSGAPEGTRSYAVTVYDPDAPTGSGFWHWAVADIPAAVTELPEGAGDDTGPGLPEGAFQLPNDARAARYLGAAPPAGHGPHRYFVVVHALDVESIGVPADATPAVLGFTMAGHILGRAVLTATAETSA, encoded by the coding sequence ATGAGCGCCAACGACCCGTTCGCCCGCCTCCCCGAGGCGGCCTCCTTCACCCTCACCAGCACGACCGTCACCGACGGCGCCCCCTGGCCGCCCGCGCAGCACTCCTCCGGCGTCCCCGGCGGCAAGGACGTCTCCCCGCAGCTGTCGTGGAGCGGCGCGCCGGAGGGCACCCGGAGCTACGCCGTCACCGTCTACGACCCCGACGCCCCCACCGGGTCCGGGTTCTGGCACTGGGCGGTCGCCGACATCCCGGCCGCCGTCACCGAGCTGCCCGAGGGCGCCGGCGACGACACCGGCCCGGGCCTGCCCGAGGGCGCCTTCCAGCTCCCCAACGACGCCCGCGCCGCCCGCTACCTCGGCGCCGCCCCGCCGGCCGGGCACGGCCCGCACCGGTACTTCGTCGTGGTGCACGCCCTGGACGTCGAGTCCATCGGCGTCCCGGCCGACGCCACCCCGGCCGTCCTCGGCTTCACCATGGCCGGGCACATCCTCGGCCGCGCGGTCCTGACCGCCACCGCCGAGACCTCCGCCTGA
- a CDS encoding DUF2797 domain-containing protein — translation MAQAWKCAGLRWAADGPVLTWVGGRRSAPARGKRVAFGVAEGGVRTCVGARGHACPVRAGVPGRSTGARCEECARLDRAHSVAADTMADDPRPYRVYLAWFGPGLVKVGITAYERGSARLLEQGAVCFSWLGCGPLMAARRTEELLRAALGVPDRIPYAHKRAVRAALPESEAERAAEIAGLHERAVALGGWPEALVPEPFRGVDHAGVFGIAGAERGPAAVAEVAELVAGGAIGGELVAAAGPDLHLATERGVVVLDTRLMTGWELVAAEGEPCTVPLRALKRAAGVQDGLF, via the coding sequence ATGGCACAGGCGTGGAAGTGCGCGGGGCTGCGGTGGGCGGCGGACGGTCCCGTGCTGACGTGGGTCGGGGGCCGGCGCAGTGCGCCGGCCCGGGGGAAGCGGGTGGCCTTCGGGGTCGCCGAGGGGGGTGTGCGGACGTGTGTGGGAGCACGGGGGCACGCGTGTCCGGTGCGGGCCGGCGTGCCGGGGCGGAGTACGGGGGCGCGGTGCGAGGAGTGCGCACGGCTGGACCGGGCCCACTCCGTGGCCGCCGACACCATGGCGGACGATCCGCGGCCGTACCGCGTCTATCTGGCGTGGTTCGGTCCGGGCCTCGTCAAGGTGGGGATCACCGCATACGAACGGGGGTCGGCCCGGCTGCTCGAGCAGGGCGCCGTGTGCTTCAGCTGGCTGGGGTGCGGTCCGCTGATGGCCGCGCGCCGGACCGAGGAGCTGCTGCGGGCCGCGCTGGGCGTGCCCGACCGCATCCCGTACGCCCACAAGCGCGCGGTGCGGGCCGCCCTGCCCGAGTCGGAGGCGGAGCGGGCGGCCGAGATCGCCGGGCTGCACGAGCGGGCGGTGGCGCTGGGCGGCTGGCCGGAGGCGCTGGTGCCGGAGCCGTTCCGGGGCGTCGACCACGCGGGCGTCTTCGGGATCGCGGGCGCGGAGCGCGGGCCGGCCGCCGTGGCGGAGGTGGCCGAGCTGGTGGCGGGCGGTGCGATCGGGGGTGAGCTGGTGGCGGCCGCCGGGCCGGATCTGCATCTGGCGACGGAGCGCGGGGTCGTCGTGCTCGACACCCGGCTGATGACCGGGTGGGAGCTGGTGGCCGCCGAGGGGGAGCCCTGCACGGTGCCCCTGCGGGCGCTCAAGCGAGCGGCGGGGGTACAGGACGGGCTGTTCTGA
- a CDS encoding HAMP domain-containing sensor histidine kinase, whose amino-acid sequence MNGRRRPRPRTLRTRLVVVSVALIAVVCAVIGTVTTVALRSHLYEQLDGQVGEVVRRVSGFGPPGEPGPGGGVKQRMDLDDFVTRGGPQPRDTIVAETRDGAVVDAKYGKKDDESTDPSRTTAVSLDQAQRTALASVPRDGAAHTVEIAGLGDYRVEYHDGYYAALPTSDVDGTIGTLILVEASVTAAGLVAASLAGAVIVGVATRPLRRVAATAGRVSELPLHTGEVNLDERVPESECDPHTEVGRVGSALNRMLDHVHGALHARQQSETRVRQFVADASHELRTPLASIRGYAELTRRGREQAGPDTRHALGRIESEAGRMTLLVEDLLLLARLDAGRPLEFGRTDLVPLVVDTVGDARAAGLDHTWRLDLPDEPALVSADPARLQQVLVNLLGNARDHTPPGTTVTARVRREGAWLCVDVADNGPGIPAELLPRVFERFARGDSARSRATGSTGLGLAIVQAVTTAHGGAVTVDSAPGRTVFTVYLPAVHDRSLPAVHDRSLPAVHDRPGRRAHSQAQHSTTTRVRQGS is encoded by the coding sequence GTGAACGGACGGCGACGACCGCGGCCGCGCACCCTGCGGACGCGGCTCGTCGTCGTGTCCGTGGCGCTGATCGCGGTGGTGTGCGCGGTGATCGGGACGGTGACGACGGTCGCACTGCGCTCGCACCTGTACGAGCAGTTGGACGGGCAGGTGGGCGAGGTCGTGCGGCGCGTGTCCGGCTTCGGGCCGCCGGGCGAACCGGGGCCCGGCGGCGGGGTGAAGCAGCGGATGGACCTCGACGACTTCGTCACGCGCGGCGGTCCGCAGCCGCGCGACACGATCGTCGCCGAGACGCGGGACGGTGCCGTCGTCGACGCCAAGTACGGCAAGAAGGACGACGAGAGCACGGACCCCAGCAGGACCACGGCGGTCTCCCTCGACCAGGCCCAGCGCACCGCGCTCGCCTCGGTCCCCCGGGACGGCGCGGCGCACACCGTCGAGATCGCCGGCCTCGGTGACTACCGCGTCGAGTACCACGACGGCTACTACGCCGCCCTGCCCACCTCCGACGTCGACGGCACCATCGGCACCCTGATCCTCGTGGAGGCCAGCGTCACCGCAGCAGGACTCGTCGCCGCCTCTCTCGCCGGGGCCGTCATCGTCGGCGTCGCCACCCGCCCCCTGCGCCGGGTCGCCGCCACCGCCGGCCGGGTCTCCGAACTCCCGCTGCACACGGGCGAGGTGAACCTCGACGAACGGGTCCCGGAGTCCGAGTGCGACCCGCACACCGAGGTCGGCCGGGTCGGCTCCGCGCTCAACCGCATGCTCGACCACGTGCACGGAGCCCTGCACGCACGGCAGCAGAGCGAGACGCGGGTACGGCAGTTCGTCGCCGACGCCAGCCACGAACTGCGCACCCCGCTCGCCTCCATCCGCGGCTACGCCGAACTCACCCGCCGGGGACGCGAACAGGCCGGCCCGGACACCCGGCACGCGCTGGGCCGCATCGAGTCCGAGGCCGGCCGTATGACGCTGCTGGTCGAGGACCTGCTGCTGCTCGCCCGCCTGGACGCCGGACGCCCGCTGGAGTTCGGCCGGACCGACCTCGTACCGCTGGTCGTCGACACCGTCGGCGACGCCCGTGCGGCCGGTCTCGACCACACCTGGCGGCTCGACCTGCCCGACGAACCGGCCCTGGTGTCGGCGGACCCGGCCCGGCTCCAGCAGGTGCTGGTCAACCTGCTGGGCAACGCCCGCGACCACACCCCGCCCGGCACGACCGTCACCGCGCGCGTCCGACGCGAGGGGGCGTGGCTCTGCGTGGACGTGGCGGACAACGGGCCGGGCATCCCGGCCGAGTTGCTGCCGCGCGTCTTCGAACGGTTCGCGCGCGGGGACTCGGCACGGTCCCGCGCGACCGGCTCGACGGGCCTCGGGCTCGCCATCGTGCAGGCCGTGACGACCGCGCACGGCGGTGCTGTGACCGTGGACAGCGCGCCGGGCCGGACGGTCTTCACCGTGTATCTCCCCGCGGTCCACGACCGGTCCCTGCCCGCGGTCCACGACCGGTCCCTGCCCGCGGTCCACGACCGGCCGGGCCGGCGGGCGCACTCACAGGCGCAGCACAGCACCACCACACGGGTGCGACAGGGGAGTTGA
- a CDS encoding penicillin-binding protein 2, giving the protein MNKPLRAVAIFCGLLVLGLLIRANWLQYVRAPELASDTKNRRVQIEQFATPRGDIIVGGRAVTGSKETETTDLKYKRTYADGPMYAPVTGYASQAQGMTLLEKTYDSILTGKDDRLAFQRFADVVSGEGRRAGSVVTTIDPKAQKAAWEGLTDLKGARGAVVALDPQTGKVLAMVSAPSYDPSTFAGSTFKESDRFVALDKKKNKPLANRALRETYPPGSTFKILTAAAALEHGIVTDVDARTDAVSPYPLPQSTNKIGSEAGDAVCNKASMKTAMQYSCNNVFLDAASKLGQDKMRETAEKFGFNEDVYSEDFGDLLATKSLYPEDLDKPGTALTGMGQGSLTSTPMQMALVTAGIANDGKVMQPYVVDEVKGPDLDTLEKTEPAVMSEAVSAETAQKVQEMMEFTAKEGSAKRALIDGVTVGGKTGTAQRGVDVNDEVPYGWFVSYGKKDDGSSVAVAVFIDPTDMDISREDISGGGLGAPIAKSVMKAVLKS; this is encoded by the coding sequence GTGAACAAGCCGCTGAGGGCCGTGGCGATCTTCTGCGGACTGCTGGTGCTCGGCCTGCTGATCCGCGCGAACTGGCTGCAGTACGTCCGGGCCCCGGAGCTGGCCTCCGACACCAAGAACAGACGGGTGCAGATCGAGCAGTTCGCCACCCCGCGCGGTGACATCATCGTCGGCGGCCGGGCCGTCACCGGTTCCAAGGAGACCGAGACCACCGACCTCAAGTACAAGCGCACCTACGCCGACGGGCCGATGTACGCGCCGGTGACCGGATACGCGTCGCAGGCCCAGGGCATGACGCTGCTGGAGAAGACCTACGACTCGATCCTCACCGGCAAGGACGACCGGCTGGCCTTCCAGCGGTTCGCCGACGTGGTCAGCGGTGAGGGGAGGCGGGCCGGCTCGGTGGTCACCACCATCGACCCGAAGGCGCAGAAGGCCGCCTGGGAGGGGCTGACCGACCTGAAGGGCGCCCGGGGGGCCGTGGTCGCGCTCGACCCGCAGACCGGGAAGGTGCTGGCGATGGTCTCGGCGCCCTCCTACGACCCCTCCACGTTCGCGGGCAGCACCTTCAAGGAGTCCGACCGCTTCGTGGCGCTGGACAAGAAGAAGAACAAGCCGCTGGCCAACCGCGCGCTGCGGGAGACCTACCCGCCCGGCTCCACCTTCAAGATCCTCACCGCGGCGGCCGCGCTGGAGCACGGCATCGTCACCGACGTCGACGCCCGCACGGACGCCGTCTCCCCGTACCCGCTGCCGCAGTCCACCAACAAGATCGGCAGCGAGGCCGGTGACGCGGTCTGCAACAAGGCCTCGATGAAGACCGCCATGCAGTACTCCTGCAACAACGTCTTCCTCGACGCCGCCTCCAAGCTGGGGCAGGACAAGATGCGCGAGACGGCCGAGAAGTTCGGCTTCAACGAGGACGTCTACTCCGAGGACTTCGGCGACCTGCTCGCCACCAAGAGCCTCTACCCCGAGGACCTCGACAAGCCCGGCACCGCGCTCACCGGCATGGGACAGGGCAGCCTCACCAGTACGCCGATGCAGATGGCCCTGGTCACCGCCGGGATCGCCAACGACGGAAAGGTGATGCAGCCCTACGTCGTCGACGAGGTCAAGGGCCCCGACCTGGACACCCTGGAGAAGACCGAGCCCGCGGTGATGAGCGAGGCGGTCTCCGCCGAGACCGCGCAGAAGGTCCAGGAGATGATGGAGTTCACCGCCAAGGAGGGCAGCGCCAAGCGCGCCCTGATCGACGGCGTCACGGTCGGCGGCAAGACCGGTACCGCGCAGCGCGGTGTCGACGTGAACGACGAGGTGCCGTACGGCTGGTTCGTGTCCTACGGCAAGAAGGACGACGGCTCCTCCGTCGCGGTGGCCGTGTTCATCGACCCGACCGACATGGACATCTCCCGCGAGGACATCTCCGGTGGCGGGCTCGGCGCGCCCATCGCCAAGAGCGTCATGAAGGCGGTCCTGAAGTCGTGA
- a CDS encoding bifunctional glycosyltransferase family 2/GtrA family protein, translated as MRTDSSPGSLPAREHLPAAGAGTPVLDVVVPVYNEEKDLGPCVRRLHEHLIRTFPYAFRITVADNASTDGTPQVAARLAADLAAVRSVRLEQKGRGRALRTVWSASDAPVLAYMDVDLSTDLNALLPLVAPLISGHSDLAIGSRLARSSRVVRGAKREFVSRTYNLILRGSLQARFSDAQCGFKAIRRDVAQVLLPLVEDTGWFFDTEMLVLAERAGCRIHEVPVDWIDDPDSTVHIVRTATEDLKGVWRVGRALATGSLPLDRLVRPFGDDPRDRDLTGVPQGLARQLVGFCVVGALSTLFYLLLYSGFRHFAGSQLANALALLVSAVANTAANRRLTFGVRGRGGAVRHQAQGLVVFGIGLALTSGSLAALSAATAHPDHSTELAVLIAANLAATVLRFLLFRAWVFPDAPPTAHTPDPHLPDPQRTWSDAR; from the coding sequence ATGCGAACCGACTCTTCTCCCGGCTCCCTGCCGGCGCGGGAGCACCTCCCGGCCGCCGGAGCCGGTACGCCTGTCCTGGACGTAGTGGTCCCCGTCTACAACGAGGAGAAGGACCTCGGGCCGTGTGTCCGGAGACTGCACGAGCACCTCATCCGGACGTTCCCCTACGCCTTCCGCATCACGGTCGCCGACAACGCCTCCACGGACGGCACCCCGCAGGTCGCGGCCCGTCTGGCGGCCGACCTCGCGGCGGTCAGGTCGGTCCGGCTGGAGCAGAAGGGGCGCGGCCGGGCCCTCCGGACCGTCTGGTCGGCCTCGGACGCCCCGGTCCTCGCCTACATGGACGTGGACCTCTCCACCGACCTGAACGCGCTGCTGCCGCTGGTGGCGCCGCTGATCTCCGGCCACTCGGACCTCGCCATCGGCTCCCGGCTCGCCCGCAGTTCGCGGGTGGTGCGCGGCGCCAAGCGGGAGTTCGTCTCCCGCACCTACAACCTCATCCTGCGCGGCTCCCTGCAGGCCCGTTTCTCCGACGCCCAGTGCGGCTTCAAGGCGATCCGCCGGGACGTGGCCCAGGTGCTGCTGCCGCTGGTGGAGGACACCGGCTGGTTCTTCGACACCGAGATGCTGGTGCTCGCCGAGCGCGCCGGGTGCCGGATCCACGAGGTACCCGTCGACTGGATCGACGACCCGGACTCCACCGTGCACATCGTGCGGACGGCGACCGAGGACCTCAAGGGCGTGTGGCGGGTCGGCAGGGCCCTGGCCACCGGTTCGCTGCCGCTGGACCGGCTGGTCCGCCCCTTCGGCGACGACCCGCGCGACCGCGACCTGACCGGCGTACCGCAGGGCCTGGCCCGGCAACTCGTCGGCTTCTGCGTGGTCGGCGCCCTGTCCACCCTCTTCTACCTCCTCCTCTACAGCGGCTTCCGCCACTTCGCCGGCTCCCAGCTCGCCAACGCGCTCGCGCTGCTGGTCTCGGCGGTCGCCAACACCGCCGCCAACCGGCGGCTCACCTTCGGGGTACGGGGCCGGGGCGGCGCCGTGCGGCACCAGGCGCAGGGACTGGTCGTGTTCGGCATCGGCCTCGCGCTGACCAGCGGTTCGCTGGCCGCCCTGAGCGCGGCGACGGCCCACCCGGACCACTCCACCGAGCTGGCGGTGCTGATCGCCGCCAACCTCGCCGCCACCGTGCTGCGCTTCCTGCTCTTCCGCGCCTGGGTGTTCCCCGACGCGCCGCCCACGGCCCACACGCCGGACCCTCACCTTCCGGACCCGCAGCGCACCTGGAGCGACGCCCGATGA
- a CDS encoding GntR family transcriptional regulator — MTQTGPTPPPQTGKRMLSEQVYAHLRDAIMRGDHAPGAALKPQDLAKEQGVSLAVVREALVRVVGDGLADRLPNRGFAVPAYSDRRWQEIAEARRTIEPVLLRMSVERGDVDWEARVRAAHHRLSRTPAYTPEEGEYYSEAWSEAHRLFHRALMEGCGNPVLLETFDRLWTASELARRWSTHRNPGRDGVEEHRRLEEAALARDADTAAEVLVRHLTLTAEGLAADG, encoded by the coding sequence ATGACTCAGACCGGCCCCACCCCGCCCCCGCAGACGGGCAAGCGGATGCTCTCCGAGCAGGTCTACGCACATCTGCGGGACGCGATCATGCGCGGCGACCACGCCCCGGGTGCCGCCCTCAAGCCGCAGGACCTCGCCAAGGAGCAGGGTGTGAGCCTGGCCGTGGTGCGCGAGGCCCTCGTGCGGGTGGTCGGTGACGGGCTCGCCGACCGGCTGCCCAACCGCGGCTTCGCCGTGCCGGCCTACTCCGACCGCCGCTGGCAGGAGATCGCGGAGGCCCGCCGCACCATCGAACCGGTCCTGCTGCGCATGTCCGTCGAGCGCGGCGACGTCGACTGGGAGGCCCGGGTGCGCGCCGCCCACCACCGGCTGTCCCGCACGCCCGCGTACACGCCGGAGGAGGGCGAGTACTACAGCGAGGCGTGGTCCGAGGCGCACCGGCTCTTCCACCGCGCCCTGATGGAGGGCTGCGGCAACCCCGTGCTGTTGGAGACCTTCGACCGGCTGTGGACGGCGAGCGAACTGGCCCGCCGCTGGTCGACGCACCGCAACCCCGGCCGGGACGGCGTCGAGGAGCATCGCCGGCTGGAGGAGGCGGCGCTGGCCCGCGACGCCGACACCGCCGCCGAGGTGCTGGTCCGCCACCTCACCCTCACGGCCGAGGGCCTGGCCGCGGACGGCTGA
- a CDS encoding metal-dependent transcriptional regulator, with protein sequence MSRLIDTTEMYLRTVLELEEEGVIPLRARIAEHLDQSGPTVSQTVARMERDGPLRIAADRHLELTDTGRRLATRVMRKHRLAECLLVDVIGLEWEQVHAEACRWEHVMSEAVERRLLRLLRHPTESPYGNPIPGLEELGRTNPAPPRPSPAGSTVSLGDLLPGPDGVTAVVRRIGEPVQTDRGLLSALRRAGVLPGALVTVTPWPGGVTVGSGEGTARLPARTAAHVFVAPL encoded by the coding sequence GTGTCCAGGCTCATCGACACCACGGAGATGTATCTCCGCACCGTCCTGGAACTCGAGGAGGAGGGCGTAATCCCACTGCGCGCCCGCATCGCGGAGCACCTGGACCAGAGCGGGCCCACCGTGAGCCAGACCGTCGCCCGCATGGAACGCGACGGCCCGCTGCGGATCGCCGCCGACCGGCATCTGGAGCTGACCGACACGGGCAGGCGGCTGGCGACGCGCGTGATGCGCAAGCACCGGCTCGCGGAGTGCCTGCTCGTCGACGTGATCGGCCTGGAGTGGGAGCAGGTCCACGCCGAGGCCTGCCGCTGGGAGCACGTGATGAGCGAGGCCGTCGAACGCCGCCTCCTGCGCCTGCTGCGGCACCCGACCGAGTCGCCCTACGGCAACCCGATCCCGGGCCTGGAGGAGCTGGGCAGGACGAACCCCGCACCCCCGCGCCCGTCCCCGGCCGGAAGCACGGTCAGCCTCGGTGACCTCCTCCCCGGCCCGGACGGCGTGACCGCGGTCGTCCGGCGCATCGGGGAGCCGGTCCAGACCGACCGCGGGCTGCTGTCCGCCCTGCGGCGGGCCGGGGTGCTGCCGGGCGCGCTCGTGACCGTCACGCCGTGGCCCGGCGGTGTGACCGTCGGCAGCGGCGAGGGGACCGCCCGGCTCCCCGCGCGCACCGCCGCGCACGTCTTCGTCGCCCCGCTCTGA
- a CDS encoding response regulator transcription factor, which translates to MTTTSPQGRTELLRPDGSPVRVLVVDDEQSITELLSMALRYEGWQIRSAGDGHGAVRTAREFRPDAVVLDMMLPDMDGLSALGRLRRDLPDVPVLFLTAKDAVEDRIAGLTAGGDDYVTKPFSLEEVVARLRGLIRRSGAADRRSDSVLVVGDLTLDEDSHEVTRSGDGIHLTATEFELLRFLMRNPRRVLSKAQILDRVWSYDFGGQANVVELYISYLRRKIDAGREPMIHTRRGAGYLIKPAVS; encoded by the coding sequence ATGACCACGACCTCGCCCCAGGGGCGCACCGAACTGCTGAGGCCGGACGGGAGCCCCGTCCGGGTGCTTGTAGTGGACGACGAGCAGTCCATCACCGAACTGCTGTCCATGGCCCTGCGCTACGAGGGCTGGCAGATCCGCAGCGCGGGCGACGGCCACGGCGCCGTCCGGACCGCGCGCGAGTTCCGGCCCGACGCCGTCGTACTGGACATGATGCTGCCCGACATGGACGGCCTGAGCGCGCTGGGGCGGCTGCGCCGTGACCTGCCGGACGTGCCGGTGCTGTTCCTGACCGCCAAGGACGCCGTCGAGGACCGGATCGCCGGGCTGACCGCGGGCGGCGACGACTACGTCACCAAGCCGTTCAGCCTGGAGGAGGTCGTCGCCCGGCTGCGCGGGCTGATCCGGCGCTCCGGCGCCGCCGACCGGCGCTCCGACTCCGTCCTCGTCGTCGGCGACCTCACCCTCGACGAGGACAGCCACGAGGTCACCCGGAGCGGCGACGGCATCCACCTCACCGCCACCGAGTTCGAGCTGCTGCGTTTCCTCATGCGCAACCCCAGGCGGGTGCTGAGCAAGGCGCAGATCCTGGACCGCGTGTGGTCCTACGACTTCGGCGGCCAGGCCAACGTCGTGGAGCTGTACATCTCCTACCTGCGCCGGAAGATCGACGCGGGGCGCGAGCCGATGATCCACACCCGGCGCGGCGCCGGATACCTGATCAAGCCCGCGGTCTCGTGA
- a CDS encoding amidohydrolase family protein — protein MSDHEVGQVRRFWEGLGLPGLVDVHTHFMPERVLRKVWAYFDALGPLTGGVEWPITYRQEEDERAELLRAFGVRAFTAMLYPHKAGMAQWLNDWAVDFARRTPDCLHTSTLFPEPGVETYVRRAVEAGARVFKAHVQVGAYDPANELLDPAWGVLAEAGVPVVIHCGSGPAPGKHTGPEPIARVLARHPRLRLVVAHLGMPEYEDFLDLADRYGEVRLDTTMAFTDFSERLAPFPRRALSRLADLGDRVLLGTDFPNIPYPYLHQLHALERLGLGDAWLRRVCHDNAARLFGLPGSQQVRGS, from the coding sequence ATGAGTGATCACGAAGTCGGGCAGGTCCGCCGGTTCTGGGAGGGGCTCGGGCTGCCCGGGCTGGTCGACGTGCACACGCACTTCATGCCCGAGCGGGTGCTGCGCAAGGTCTGGGCCTACTTCGACGCCCTCGGGCCGCTGACCGGCGGGGTCGAGTGGCCGATCACCTACCGGCAGGAGGAGGACGAACGCGCCGAGCTGCTGCGCGCGTTCGGGGTGCGGGCCTTCACCGCCATGCTCTACCCGCACAAGGCGGGCATGGCCCAGTGGCTGAACGACTGGGCGGTGGACTTCGCCCGCCGCACGCCGGACTGCCTGCACACCTCCACCCTCTTCCCCGAGCCCGGCGTCGAGACGTACGTGCGCCGGGCCGTCGAGGCGGGGGCGCGGGTCTTCAAGGCGCACGTGCAGGTGGGGGCGTACGACCCGGCAAACGAGCTGCTCGACCCGGCGTGGGGCGTGCTCGCCGAGGCGGGCGTACCGGTCGTCATCCACTGCGGTTCGGGCCCGGCGCCCGGCAAGCACACCGGGCCCGAGCCGATCGCCCGGGTGCTGGCACGCCACCCCCGGCTGCGGCTGGTCGTCGCACACCTCGGGATGCCCGAGTACGAGGACTTCCTGGACCTCGCCGACCGGTACGGGGAGGTGCGGCTGGACACGACCATGGCGTTCACCGACTTCAGTGAGCGTCTCGCGCCCTTCCCGCGCCGGGCGCTGTCCCGGCTGGCGGACCTCGGCGACCGCGTCCTGCTCGGCACCGACTTCCCCAACATCCCGTATCCCTACCTGCATCAACTGCACGCCCTGGAGCGGCTGGGACTGGGCGACGCGTGGCTGCGCCGGGTGTGCCACGACAACGCGGCCCGGCTGTTCGGGCTGCCCGGGAGCCAGCAGGTCCGGGGCAGCTGA